Genomic DNA from Methanofollis sp. W23:
GCCGATATCGGGGCGGTCCTGCGGTGAAGAGGGTACGGAGCGGACGCATGCCCTCGGGATACTGAGAGGTCGTCCTGGAACTTTCGACCTGAAGGGCGTGCCCCTCCTCACAGAAGATATGAGAGAATAGTTGCTGTATCGCCTGAGGAGATGGGTCTTCTCTTGAGTGAGTCGTTCATGACGACACTCAGGTGCCGGATATGGGGTTCTGTCGTTCCTCGCCCAGAAGAGTCATCCCAGGGGGATCTACAGAGCTGGAAATTGGGCCCTGTAGAAATCCTCTTGACGAATCTCTCTGGCAGGGAGCTGGCCGCCCCCCGCACCCCCCACCACACGATTGGTCGGAGACCGTATCATCTTCTTCAAGAACGTTGAATGTGCCTTCCAAACCTAATCTTCGTCCTGGGGGTCCGGGCGGCACTCGCCCCCGGTGCGTATGGTACGGGAAGGCGTGATGATCGGATGTGCCGACCTCATCTCCGAATCTGTACCGCCTTCTCGCGCCGGGGGGCAGCAAGTCAGGAAATTTCTGGCCGCTCCCCAGGCATAAGGAGAAGGACCAAGGACCGATCCTTTCACGACCAGGAAAACTGCGATAGGAGATCTTTATCGTGCGTCTCTGAGTCAGAGGATCATGTTGAATTCTACAGAGCCGAAATTCTGGTCCTGTAGAAACCTTCTGGCTCTCTCTCTGGCAGGGAACTGGCCGCCCCCTGAACCCCCCGCGCGAGGATAGGTCGTGGACGACAATCCCTCTTCATGTTTGTCTATTGTGCCTTCCCAGTCCTATCTTCGTCCTGGGGTTCCGGGGGCAACGCCCCCGGCGTGACTGTGTGGGAGGGCGATTGAGTCTCCCTTGCACCGAGAGGAAGTGAGGGTTTCTCTAGGGCCGATATTCCACAAAACCCATTTCGGAGAGTTCAAATCTCCTGCGATATACCTACCCTTCAGTGCAGGCACGCGGCCTGCCCCGAGGTGATAGTAAAATGATCGAGAGATTTCTTGAAGGCAACAAGACCTTCATCGAGGGTGAATTCACCGAACACAACGATTACTACCAGGAACTTGCCGCCGGGCAGAGTCCGACTGTCCTCTGGATCGGGTGTTCCGACTCGAGGGTCGCCCCCGAGCGGATCACCGGGGCATGGGCCGGCGAGATCTTTGTCCACCGCAACATCGGCAACATCGTGAGGATCGGCGACTGGAACTTCGCCACGATCCTGGAGTATGCCGTCAAGCACCTGAAAGTCCACGACATCGTCGTCTGCGGGCACTCCGACTGCGGGGCGATGAAGGCCCTCACCGCGGAAGGCGAGTCTGACGAGGCCTATATCCCACTCTGGCTCTCCAATGCCGCCAATGCCATGGCCACCGTCGAGGCAAAGACCCCGCGGCCCGCAGATGCCGAGGGGATGAAGAAGTGGCGGCGTATGGTCGAAGAGGAGAATGTCCATCTCCAACTTGAGAACCTCAGGACCTACCCGATCGTGCGTGATGCCGAGAGAGAGAAGAAGGTCGACCTTCATGGGCTGTACTTCGACCTTGAGACCGGCGTGCTGGAAAAAATTGCGTGACCAGGTCGGGATACGACCATCCCGGTTAGCGATCCAGAACGCGTCTCCGGGCCGGGATCGCACCCGGCGCCGATCTTTTTTGAAGCGTGGAGAGAGTCCCATGCCGGTGCGGATCCCCACCACGACCGAGACGGGAAAGCACTCCCCCAGTTATCCTGACGCCGGGTGCTCGCGACGACGCGCGCAGTTCTTTTCGAGGAACATGCCGTTTATTTTTATGATTGATTTTGAATGATATTGTATTATGATAAATAATCCGATTAAATCCTTCTGATACATCTCAGACAGTCGATCTGACGGATAATCTCTAGTGACAACAATTCTATCGGTTTATAGGTTTCAGTTTTTCTGATCTCTGTCCCTGACCTCCGAGACAATTAGATGATTGTACTAGAAATTATAAATGTAACCACATTTATCTCTCCTGTGTGGGCACCGGATTCGGTGCCCCGCTGAAGGTCGGCAGGCATGAGATGCTAGTGCCTGCTTCTGGGAAAGCTCAGGAGGTGTGATTCTTCTGATTTTCCTAGATGAAGATTATTCATACCTTCTAGAGAACAGTCGAAGGGAGAAAAAAGAATGAAAGAAAAAAGAGGTAAATGAAATGAAAACGCAACAAAATTTGATTTTAAAAGCGTGCATTGTGTTGTTATGTACAACAACAATGGTTTCATGTACAAGTGCAGTAACACTTGAAGAATTGTCTGGGACAATTAAGGGAACCGGTGATGATGGTGGTGCTCCTGAAGTCGGTGTTGAATGGGTTACTTCTGGTGGACTTGTTAATAGTGATGATTCTGCAGAAGGGTTCTATAACACGCTAGGCAACGCAGGATGGACACGTAAATTTAACAAAGGCGATGCAAGCACTTCAGAAAGTCATTTCGAGTACTTTAACGGTGGTGACAGGAACTACATTGACGGCGTGGACATCGCATTTTTCCAGGGACATGGATCTGACCAGCACATCAATCTTGGTACATATGGTAAAGACGTATTCTTTAGATCTGAGATCGAATGGGGGGACTACGACTTAGAATGGATTGCTTTGCATTCATGTAGCGGAACAAAAGAACCTGGTAACTTTAAAGGGAGCCACTACGGCCTCAATGGTGTTCATTTTATTTGTGGGTTTGAAACAACTTCATACAACTATGCAGAAGATGGCCCCAGTTTCGCAGAACGCTTGCTTGACAGTGAAAACGTGCCTATCGCATGGTATCACGCCATGGATGAGACACATCCTTCAGGGAGTAGAGTTCAGATGGTTGCTGATGACAACAGTGTATGGGATGATCGTATCTGGGGCCAAGGCTCAGTCGCTTCGGATCCCCCTGTAGATGAACACTGGTGTGCATGGAGTTATGGATTGCATTAAGAGGTGAGAAGAGATGATGAAAACAAAGGTATTGTTTATAGTGAGTCTGGTTCTCGTCGCCGGTGTCACGGCAATCACTCTCCCCATGTGCTCGACCCAGGATCAGGATTGCCCAGTTCCCCCGTCTGAAAGTCTTCACAATGAAAAGTTTACATTAAACACAGCACTTCCAAGTGTGAATGAATCCTATGCCGTCTATCAAACAGTGATTCCAGACGTTTCTGACGAATATGTAAACAAAATCGGGGAAAAGTTCGGTATACAGGGAGAACCACAGAAAAAAAGTGAATCAACGGGAAGAATACAGATCTTAGACAACACTGGAAAGGAATCCAGATGTCTTTTGGTATATGAACATTCTGGTGGGATCGTATATGAAATACCAGAAAAAGCATTTCCGGCATCTGTTGAATCACAACCAGTGCTCCCATCAAATGAAGAAGCAAAGAAAATTGCCACTGATTTCCTCAAAAAAAGGGATTTACTCCCAGAAGATGCAGAGATTGAAAGTGTGAAAGTGGATAAGATCTACAAAGAGTACAAGGTTGGATGTAAAGAACCTGTTCTGTCCTATGACATGACTCTTGATGTACATTATTCCAGAGACTTCAGCGGGATATCGGTTTATGGAGACGAACTTTCAGTCATCATTGGAGACAAAGGCGAAGTGGTAGAGGTAATCAAATCATGGAGAGATGTACAACCATACAGAGATGTAAAAATAAAAACACCTAATCAGGCATATTCAGATTTGATCGCTTCAAAATTTGCGAGACCGCCCGCAGAAGCTCTATTTGAAAAAGTCATTGTTGAAAATATCACACTGGGTTACTGGATGGAGCCACGGATCTCTGAGCAGAAGTATGTCTTGCCAGTGTACGTTTTTTCTGGAACAGGGACAGTAAATGGTGAGGAGATGCCATATGTTGAATTTGTTCCGGCAGTTCTCTCTGAAGAGATGACCGCCCTTGAGTAACTCTCCACAATCACTTTTTTCAGGAGCGACACAATGAAGAAAAAATATTCTCTCATCCTCATCGTGGTCATCGTCCTTCTCTCTGCCATTCTTCTCCTTCAGTATTCGGCCTCTCCTCCCTCTGAGGAAGGGACGGTGATCCTCATCCATGCTGCGGAGAAGGGGGACCTGCGGATCGCAGAAGGAGAGGAAGGGTTTGACCCACTCTATGAGGAGTGTATGGCGGTCCTCTCCAGTCTGTCTCCTCCGATTGAGATGTATGTCTCCTGGGAGGATCTCTCGGGATGGATGGACAAAGAAGAGAGTACGTATGTTGAACTCACCCTGCAGGAACCGATGAATCTCAATACCTCCTATGATGTCGAAGGTGCAGGTGCATACACGGGTATGATCCCGTTGCGAGGCGCAGTATTCGGGCTGCACGATCTAGAACCATATGATATCGATGTGTTTGTGATCTATGACACCGATGACACATTCAGGACAGACAGCAGTCCGCAGGTGGGAGCACGCGGTTCAGCGCGGGGACTCGATCGCCTCAGTGCTCTGGTCAATGCCACGCTCCGGAATAGAGGAGATGCGGCGGTTGGGAACTGAGTTAAGGTACTCCCCCCTACCCACGACGAAGATGGGCGGAGGCGTCGGATCTTCATCTTGAAAATGAGTGATCAAGCGACGAGAGAGGTTCATCGCGTATGCTTGAGCCCCAGGTTCATGCCCAATTCCATGAAACGGCATGAGGCGAAAGCCTCAAGCTGGACCGATGAACACCGACAGATTGAATTCTATTCTGGATTTCAATGGAGTTATCATGGAAAAATGATCTCAAAAATTGGCTCTATAGAAATCCTCTTGATGGTTCTCTTCGACGGGGGACTGGCCGCCTCCTGGACCCCCGCGAACACGATAGGTCGAGGACGGCAACGCACTCGTCATGGTCATCCATTCTGCCTTCCCGACCCCATCGTGGTCCCGGGGGTCCGGGGGCAGCGCCCCCGGCATGGTGTTGTGGGAAGGCACGTCGATCTGATCGGCCGCCCCAAATCGTAGAATCTTCACCCCAATCTCGTGCCAGGGGGTTTCACCCCAAGAACCCCCCCATGGACAGAGGATAAGTGGGGACGGCGATGGAACACGATCCTCGCCGGTTCTTCAATCTTGAAGAAGAAGGATCAAACGACGAAAACTGTTCATCCCAGATGCGTGAGTCCGAGGCTCGTACTATATTCCGCAAAACGAGAAAATCACAATGCACCGAAAAATCGAAGCCGAAAAAATTCCGATCAAAAAAAGTGAGTGTCCACACTCTTCAGTTCAGAACCGCGTCAATCTCTTTTTTTATCAGAGGCACCGAGATCCGCCCCACCGGCGTCACCCGCCCGTTGACCAGCACGATCGGGAGCGGGGGCTGGTGCTCCTCGACGATCTTTCTGACATACTCTGGCACCCCGTCGTCGAGGAGCGTGAACTTCAGCGTGACCTGCCCTGGATATTCGGCCATGAGCCGGCCTTTGAGGGCATCGACCGCCTTCACCAGATTCTCCGAGGGGGAGCAGGCCTGGAGGTCGCAACTGCGTTGTTCATTGCAGGGAAACGGCCCGCAGGAGCCGTATGAAAATCCGATAATCTCGATCTCAGCATGATCAGCCATGATCATCTGTTGGCGCCAGGCCGATATGAGTATTTGTCCAGTGCATATGGTGACCCAGTCGCAGTGGAACCCCTGTACTCGCCCATGACGCGGAGAGAACGCACGGACTTGTCTTCACAGAAGAGCATCCATCGCCCTCCCCTCGACCACCATAGGGGCGCGGCCCTCAACTGTTCTTTGTCTTGGGGAGAGGACATTCATCCTCTCTTCAGGATTATCAAATGTGAAGACGGGGGACACCCCCCCTCCCCACACAAGAGGTGAGGGCTTCTACAAAGCCGAAAAATACCCTGACCTTACAGACGCGGCGCCGCCCCGAGTCCTTCCAGCGCCCTGGAGAGACCCCGCGCCGCATCCTCCTCCCACCCGGCCACCGCCCTTATATCGGTCAGGTCATCCACCCCGTCGACGAGCACCTCACCTGCCGTCTCCACCCCAAGCGAGGTGAAGAACGCCCCCACGACCCGCCGCACGCACTCGAAGTTCTCCGGGCCCTTTCGCCCGGCCACCGCAAAGAGGAGCCCGACCTGTCCCCGGTCCCGCACCCCGGCAAGGGCCCGCCTGGCGCGGAGGGCCTGGCACCGGTCGACGACCGCCTTCAGCGCCGCCGGCACCGTCTCGGTGTAGACCGGAGTGCAGACGACGATGAGCCGCGCACGGTCCAGGGCCGCGACCACCTCCTCCATCTGGTCCTCGATGACGCACCGCCCTGCATTGAAACACCGGTAACACCCGGTGCAGGGCTCCACCGCAAGTTTGTCCGGCGAGATGACCTCACTGCGCACCCCCGCCTTCCCGCACCGGTCCGCCACCCACGCGGCCAGGGCCGCCGAGTTCCCATGGGTGCGCGGACTCCCCTGGAGGACCACCGCCCCGGCCGCAGGG
This window encodes:
- a CDS encoding calcium-dependent protein kinase, producing MKTKVLFIVSLVLVAGVTAITLPMCSTQDQDCPVPPSESLHNEKFTLNTALPSVNESYAVYQTVIPDVSDEYVNKIGEKFGIQGEPQKKSESTGRIQILDNTGKESRCLLVYEHSGGIVYEIPEKAFPASVESQPVLPSNEEAKKIATDFLKKRDLLPEDAEIESVKVDKIYKEYKVGCKEPVLSYDMTLDVHYSRDFSGISVYGDELSVIIGDKGEVVEVIKSWRDVQPYRDVKIKTPNQAYSDLIASKFARPPAEALFEKVIVENITLGYWMEPRISEQKYVLPVYVFSGTGTVNGEEMPYVEFVPAVLSEEMTALE
- a CDS encoding flavodoxin family protein, with protein sequence MIRYTVELRAAGGVLYSYHTNTYEYPPGGMQAARNVAMTAFFRLKEELPRKPDTFLLHPPEPLPGGRPRAPAAGAVVLQGSPRTHGNSAALAAWVADRCGKAGVRSEVISPDKLAVEPCTGCYRCFNAGRCVIEDQMEEVVAALDRARLIVVCTPVYTETVPAALKAVVDRCQALRARRALAGVRDRGQVGLLFAVAGRKGPENFECVRRVVGAFFTSLGVETAGEVLVDGVDDLTDIRAVAGWEEDAARGLSRALEGLGAAPRL
- a CDS encoding carbonic anhydrase, giving the protein MIERFLEGNKTFIEGEFTEHNDYYQELAAGQSPTVLWIGCSDSRVAPERITGAWAGEIFVHRNIGNIVRIGDWNFATILEYAVKHLKVHDIVVCGHSDCGAMKALTAEGESDEAYIPLWLSNAANAMATVEAKTPRPADAEGMKKWRRMVEEENVHLQLENLRTYPIVRDAEREKKVDLHGLYFDLETGVLEKIA
- a CDS encoding DUF6345 domain-containing protein; this translates as MKTQQNLILKACIVLLCTTTMVSCTSAVTLEELSGTIKGTGDDGGAPEVGVEWVTSGGLVNSDDSAEGFYNTLGNAGWTRKFNKGDASTSESHFEYFNGGDRNYIDGVDIAFFQGHGSDQHINLGTYGKDVFFRSEIEWGDYDLEWIALHSCSGTKEPGNFKGSHYGLNGVHFICGFETTSYNYAEDGPSFAERLLDSENVPIAWYHAMDETHPSGSRVQMVADDNSVWDDRIWGQGSVASDPPVDEHWCAWSYGLH